ATGCGCAGCCTGTGCCTCTTCAAGATTCTTCTGTACATGATAGATGGCCCGCTGCGTCGCCTTGCGCACGCCGCTCTCACCCGTGCGGGGAAACCCGCCGGTGTAGAGCAGGGTCGCCGCTTCGGGAACAATCACAACGCCCTCGCCGATTTCCCGGCGGTAGAGGTCGGCCGCAGTCGTCTTGCCGCCGCCAGGGCCACCGGTGAGAACCACACGAAAACTTCTGTCTGCCATGAATACCTGCCGGGTGATGAAATGTTTGCGCCACGGGGCGTTTGGCAAACCTGACGCGTGCATGCCGATGTAAACAGCGAATCGCCCCGGGTGAGCGTTGTGATGCCGGTTTTTAATGCCGCTGAATGGCTGCGTGAAACCTGCTCGGGCATTCTGAGCCAGACAATGGCCGACTTTGAGCTCGTCGCAGTCGATGATGCGAGCAGCGACAAGAGTTATGAAATTCTTGAATCCGCCGCCAGAGACGATTCACGCATTCGGCTTATGCGCTCCCCGCAAAAGGGCATCGTCGCCGCCTTGAATTACGGCATCGCCGAGTCGCGCGGTCGCTATGTCGCGCGCATGGACGCCGATGACATCATGCCCACGCGACGGCTCGAGCTGCAGGCAGACTTTCTCGATAGGCATGCGCATATAGCTCTCGTCACGGGCAAGATCGTCTACCTGGGCGATGCGGCACTCAATGCGGGTTACGCGCGCTATGTCGACTGGCTGAACACTTTTCAGACAAGCAACGATTTTGCAGACCGGCGGTTCATTGAATCTCCTGTGGCGCATCCGTCGGTTATGCTCCGTCGCGAAGTGCTCAGGGCTGACCCTTACCGCCACGGCGATTTTCCCGAAGACTACGACCTGTGGCTTCGCCTGCTGCAGGCAGGCCTGTCTTTTAGCACGGTTGCAGAGCCGGTGCTCCACTGGCGTGACCACGGCGCGCGAGCATCACGCACTGATGCGCGCTATGACATTGAGAAATTCTACATACACAAATCAGGTTTTCTCGCCGAGTGGCTTAGGCAGCGGGGGCTAAACAAAGTGGTTGTCTGGTCGGGGGGCCGCCGCACACGCAGGCGCATCGACGCGTTGAGGGCGCACGCTATCACGATCGACCAGTTCATCGACGTGCATCCGCGTCGGGTGGGGCAGGTGATACAGGGGGTTCAAGTCGTCTCACCCGAGTCTTTTTTCGCCGGGCCGAAGAAATTTGTTGTCGTCTACGTGTCTTCGCGCGGCGCCCGCGAAGCCATCGTCACGTCGCTCAATGAAAACGGTTATACCGAAGGTTCAAATTTTATTTGCGCCTCTTGACTAAATCGCATTTACAATCGGTTGGCGCCCGGGCGAATGCGCTATGCCCACTGAAGTTATTGGTATCGATCACGTTTATTTTTCGGTGCGTTCACTCGAAATTTCAGAAGCGTACTACGACACGGTGCTCGGCGAGATTCTGGGCTTTCGCAAAAACTCTTTTCACCTCAATAAAAATCCGCATGTGCAATATTTCAACCGCCATTTCGGCTTCGTGATTCGCCAGGCCAGGGCCGAGGGCGATTTCAACAGCGAAAGCGCAGGGCTGCACCACTTTTGCCTGCGCGTCAATAATGAAGAGGATGTCGACCGGGCAGCGGCGGCGATGCGCCAGGCGGGCATTACTGTGTCGATACCGGCCTATCACCGTGAGTACGCGCCAGATTACTATGCAATCTTCTTCACCGACCCTGATGGTTTAAGGCTCGAGATCACGAACTTCAGGCAAGAGCGGCGCGACCGCATGGATAACTGGTAGATAGCGTCATTCGTCTTTTCGCCGTGTCGGCAGAGCAGAATATAGCGAATGGCAGCACCCGCACCCGCACACATTGAATTACCCGCAGAGCTTGAATCGCAGTTTCAAGAGCTGACGCGCGGCATTGAAGAGGTTTTGCCGGTCAATGAGTTTCGCAAAAAACTGCTCGATAGCTACACCAAAAAGGTGCCACTACGGGTAAAGGCGGGGTTCGACCCCACCGCGCCCGACCTGCACCTCGGCCATGCGGTGCTGATACAGAAACTGCGCCAGTTTCAGAACTTTGGGCACCACGTTTTATTTCTCATTGGCGATTACACCGCGATGATTGGTGACCCAACGGGCAAATCAGAGACGCGCAAGGTCTTGAGCCGCGAAGAGGTTGAGAAGAACGCGCTCACCTATAAAGAACAGGTGTTTAAAATTCTCGACCCGCAAAAGACAGAGATTGTTTTTAATTCTGCCTGGCTGGACACGCTGAAGCTCGAAGACATGCTGCACCTTACCGGCAAATATACCGTTGCGCGTATGCTCGAGCGAGACGACTTCTCGAAGCGTTACGCTGCCGGCCAGCCGATCTCGCTCGTCGAATTTATGTATCCGCTCATGCAGGGTTACGATTCGGTCGCGCTCAAGAGTGACATCGAACTCGGCGGCACCGACCAGAAGTTTAACCTGCTCGTCGGCCGCGACCTGCAGGGGCAATACAATCAGGCACAGCAGTGCGTCATGATGACGCCGCTCTTGGTCGGTCTCGACGGCGTGAAAAAAATGTCGAAGTCGCTCGGCAACTACATTGGCATTCAAGAAGCACCTGCCGATGTCTATGGAAAACTGATGAGTATCAGCGATGAGCTGATGCTCAACTATTATACGTTGCTTTCGAACAGGTCAATTGAGGATATCGCACGCATCAAAACCGGCCTCGCCGATGGCAGCCTGCACCCCAAACAGGCAAAAGCTGATCTCGCGCGCGAAATCACCGCGCGCTTTACTTCAGACTCAATCGCGGCCGCAACCGCCGATGAATGGAATAAGGTCCATAACCCGAAAGAACGGGGTGTGCCGCAAGACATGCCTGAATTTCGTTACAGCAAAGGCAGCCAGCTCACTCAGATCATCAAAGATGCAGGCCTTGCTCCCTCAAATTCAGAAGCGCGGCGCATGGTTGAGCAGAAATCGATCTACCGTGTCGAAGCAGATGGCAGTGAAATGGTGCTGACAGATTTCAAGATGCCGGTTAGCGAAGATTTTATTTTGCGCGCCGGTAAACGCAAGTTCGTAAAACTTGTTTCATGAGTAATTTGCGCTACGCGCAGATTACTCATGATAATTCAAATCTTTCCCATGCGTTTCAGGCATCGTGAGAATCGCCCAAACACCCAGCGCCAGCGCAATGCCGCCGACAATAAACGCCGCGGGTACCATGCCCTGCGCGCTGTTCACGGCGCCGTGAGCGAAAACTTCTTTATCGAGGTATAAAAAAGCAGTGGTTAAAAGCGGCACCGATCCGCGTACAAAGTTGGGTACCGTGGTGGCGACTGTAGCGCGCAGATTGGTGCCGAACTGTTCGGCGGCGATTGTTACAAAAACTGCCCAGTAGCCGTTCGCGAGGCCGAGCACGACGCAGAGTGTGTAGAAGTAGACCGGGCCGAAATCGCGTGAGAGCAGATAGACCGTAATGAGCGCGACGTTAATGAGCTGGCAGACAAATACCACCATGCGCCGGCTGCCGAGTCTCTGGCTGAGGTAACCTGTGAGAAAGTCGCCCAGCGATAATCCGCCATACATGAAGCCGATGGCATAGCCGGGGTTTACGGTGAAAGTCGCGCCGAGTGCGACGCCGAATTCTTTGGAGAAGATAATCAGAATGCCGACCGCAAACCAGAGCGGTACGCCGATCAATATTGAGCGCAGGTATTTCATGAACCGTTCACCCGACGTGAACAGATACAAAAAGTCGCCGCGTTTGACATTGGCCTCGGCGGTTTGTTCGTACATGCCCGATTCATAGACGCCGATGCGCATGATGAGCAGCATGAGTCCCATCACGCCGCCGATGATGTAGGCCGTCTGCCAGGGAAAAATATCACCGATGAGGGTCGCAGCAACCGCGCCGAGAATTCCGAAACCGGCGACGACCATGGTGCCGTAACCGCGTTTGTCTGCGGGCATGAGTTCGCTCACAAGCGTGATTCCCGCGCCAAGTTCACCCGCAAGGCCAATGCCGGCAATGAGGCGCAGCCACTGGTACGCCAAGAGGCCCGTTTCAACCGAGCCCGTGCGGTCGACGAATGCGTTCGCGAGATTCGCGACCGAATAGAGAAAGATGGATCCGAAGAGTACCGAGAGCCGGCCCTTTTTGTCGCCGAGCACGCCCCAGAAAATGCCGCCGAGCAGCATGCCGAACATCTGGTAGTTTAACAGGGTAGCTCCGACTTCTTTCATGGCCGCATCGGGCACGCCGAGGGTTCTGAGCGACGGTACGCGCACGATGCCGAAGAGCAAAAGGTCGTAGATATCGACGAAATAGCCTAGGGCTGAAACGAGAATCGCCGCTTTGGCGGCGCGCGAAATACCAGACATCTTTCTAGGCCCGCAATTCGGCACTTGGTGAAAAGGATAATTGTATCGCTGCCATAATGAACAGACCCTTTTGCGGCGAAAACCCTGACAATCCCGTTGAGCCTTTGGCTGCTGAGGCACAACTAATGACACAGCTGTACAAAAAGCTTGTCGGCTTAAGTTGTCTGCAATAGGCGAACATCTGTTCAGTATTTAGTCAACATGCGTATTCTATTGCTGACGATCGCTATTCCCCTGCTCAACCTGGCCGCATTAACGTACAAGACGCGTTCGGGCGAGGCCGATCTCGATTTTCAGTTCGATGTGCCCCCGGGGTGGGAGAGTTATACAGGCCTGCGCAAGGCCTCGCGCTATGCGTCGTTTCATACCAGAGATAATGATGGGCATGCATCGATCGAAGTCTATTCATACCGCGCCGATAACGCCAACCTCGACCATCTGTTGTTGCAACAACGTGCACGGCTTTCCGTTGCATTCGACAAAGTGTATTTGCAGAGCGCATCGCCTGCATTCAGCCGCGAGCAGGTTCGCCGCCAGGTCTGGACTGCGTACCGCGGTAAGACGCAGTACAAACTGGTGACCTCGTTCATCAAAACAGAAGACCGTGTGCTCAAAATATTCTGTATCGCAACCGCGAAGAGTTACCGGCGATTTGAATCAGCGTTTGAGAATTCATTACTGTCTTTTGGGTTTGCAGACGGCAAAATAGGTGCGGATGCAGAACGTGCTGAATCCACACGGGCAGAGGCAATATCTGTACCCACAGCCAAACCGACCCAAAAACCTCAGGTACTGGCAGCCCAGCCTGCCAAAAAATCGCTGCCACCCAACCCGGCTGCGACCAAACACTTGCTGACTGCCGTTAAGGGCCGCGATCTGCCCGGTGTCAGGCGTGCAGTCGAACAAAAGGCCGACGTGAACATTATCGACGCAGACGGTAATTCGCCGCTAACCTATGCCGTTGAGCAACACGACGAGCAACTGATACAGTTCTTGCGCGAGCATGGCGCGCTCGATGCTGCGGCAGGCAGGCGCATGCTGATTGCAATCGCGGAGAATAACCAGCCGCGGTTTTACGGCGCCCTCGACGAAAGCCCGAACCCAAACTTCGCCGATAAGAATGGCAACACACCGCTGATTGTCGCGGCAGCGTATGGCAATGCCGAGATCACGCAGATTCTGCTCGATATGAAAGTCGACGTCAATGCGGTCGACCGCGACGGCTATTCGGCTCTCTTCTATGCCGTGCAAGAAGGTCATATGCGGGTGCTCGAAAAGCTTGTGGGTGCTGGCGCCGAAGTTAATCTCAAGAGCCGGTTTGGATTCACGCCCCTCCATGTCGCCGCATTGCGCGGGCAGCAGAAGGCCGTCGAGCGCCTCATTCGCAGCGGAGCCAATGTGAATGCAATCGCATCGGGCGGCGGCACGGCAGCGTACTGGGCTGCGCTCGGTAAACACGATGAGATCGTTGCCTTGCTCACGCGCGCCGGGGCTGCGGACCCCGTATTTAACCGCGAACTTGCCGAAGCCGCGCTCACGAACGATGTTGTGCGAGCCGAAAAAGCCCTGCGCTCACCAAGCGTGAATATCGATATGGCAGATTTTGAGGGGCATTCGGCGCTCTTTTATGCGCTGAATGCGAACGCGACTGCCGTGGCTAAACTTCTGATTGAAAGCGGCAGCAGGGCAGACCAGCGTTCACGAGAGGGATACACACCCCTCATGGTCGCGGCTGCGCAGGGCGATGCGGCGCTTGTGCAACTGTTACTGAAAGACCGCAAAACGCTCGACGCAAGAGACCGGCTAGGTCGCACCGCGCTGATGCTCGCCGCCTGGAAAGGCCACACTGCGGTCGTCGAGCGGCTGCTCGCTGCGAAAGCCGATCTGAATGCGCAAGATAAAGACGGCTGGAGCCCGCTGATGTTCGCTGCATTCGCCGGGCAATCAGAGACTGCACGGCTGCTCATCAATGCCAGGGCTAAGACCCGCCTCAAGAACAGCAGCATGATGACAGCGGCCGATATCGCCTCGCAGCAGGGGGCCTTGCCAATCGCGCAGGCAATTCAGGCTGCGCGCTAAACTGAACGCGTGACAGCGTGAGTCGGGCCCGCAGATTCAGCCTCTGTTATGGCGAAGTTACCCGAACTACCCACATTCAACAATGAATTCATCGCAAACGCGCTCGCTGAAATCGTGCGCTCTGAGGTCAAAAAAACGGGCCTGAGCGAGGCCGTGCTCGGGGTTTCGGGCGGCATCGATTCGGCCCTGTCGCTCGCGATTGCGATTCGCGCCCTAGGCAAAGAGAACGTGACAGCGGTCATGATGCCCTATAAGAGCAGTAACCCTGATTCTCTGGGTGATGCAGAGAAACTCTGCGCAAAGTTTGGCGTGAAGGCCGAAAGGGTAGAAATTACGCCGATGGCCGACGCGTATTTTGCACGCGAAGGTGAGATGTCGGGTACGCGCAAGGGCAACGTGATGGCGCGGCTTCGCATGATAGTGCTCTATGACCTTTCGGCGCGCGACGCCTCGCTCGTGATCGGCACCAGCAACAAGACAGAAATATTGCTCGGCTATTCAACGCTGTGGGGCGACATGGCGTCGGCGGTGAACCCTTTGGGTGACCTGTACAAATACCAGGTGTTCGCGCTTTCGCGCCATCTCGGCGTTATCGATGAAATCTTAAAGAAAGCCCCGAGCGCTGACCTTTGGTCGGGTCAAACCGATGAGGGCGAGATGGGTTTTAGTTATGCGCTCGCTGACACGATTCTCTATTACTGGCTCGAGCGCAGTTATAGCGTCGCCGCGCTCAAAGAACTGGTGCAGGCAGCGGGCGCTGACGTGGCTGTGGTCGAGCAGGTACTGCGGCGCGTCGAGCGCAATGCCTACAAGCGGCAGATGCCCCTCATCGCGAAAATTTCTTCTGTTACGATTGGCCGTGAATTTCGCACACCCCGCGACTGGGGTATGTGATGCAGGGCGACCTCAACCGGCGCAGCTTTCTGGCTTACATTGCTGCCTTAGGTGCGGCATTCTTCGGTTTTCTCTGGTTGGGCGTCAGGCGCCGGGAGATCACTGCAGAACTGAAGGGGCCAGATTTGGCGCGCGGGCATGCGATGAGAACGCCGCTGAATCCTCATACCGCAGCGTCGACAAGCAAAATCGGTACGGCAATCATAGGCGCCGGGGCCAGCGGACTTTCGGCGGCGTGGTATTTGCAGAAGCAGGGTTACGGTAATTTCAGGCTCTATGAGCTTGAAAACCGTGCGGGTGGCAATTCGGCATGGGGGCAAAACCGTGTCGGGCGTTATCCCTGGGGGGCCCACTATCTGCCGACCCCCGGTGACGATGCGGTATATGTACGTGAGCTGCTGGCCGAGATGGGCGTCTTCGTCAATGGCAAGTATGGCGAAGAGTTTTTGGTACACGAAAATGAAGAACGACTCTTCATCTATAACAACTGGCAGCCCGGGTTAGTGCCGCTGATGGGCGCGCGCGAGACTGACCGCGCGCAAATTGAGCGCTTCTTCAGCGAGATGGCAAAATACCGTGATCTGCGCGGCAGAGACGGCCGCCGGGCATTCACGATACCTGCGAGCTTAAGTTCTGCAGACGAAAGATTCACCGCTTTTGACAGCATTTCTGCAGACAACTTTCTGCAAAACCTTGGTATAACTTCGATTCGCCTTCTCTGGTATATTGACTATGTGCTCCGTGATGAATATGGCGCGAACCGCACGAATACGAGCGCCTGGGCGATGCTGCACTATTTCAGCAGTCGAAGCCATGCCCACAACCTCGTTTGGCCAGAGGGTAATGGCCGCATTACCGAATACCTGCGGTCAAAGATCGAAGACAAACTGCAAGTTGCCACGACGCTTCGGCATGTCGAGCAGCAACGGCGAGGGTACCGGCTGCTTTTCCAAAACCAC
The sequence above is a segment of the Turneriella parva DSM 21527 genome. Coding sequences within it:
- a CDS encoding NAD+ synthase, which codes for MAKLPELPTFNNEFIANALAEIVRSEVKKTGLSEAVLGVSGGIDSALSLAIAIRALGKENVTAVMMPYKSSNPDSLGDAEKLCAKFGVKAERVEITPMADAYFAREGEMSGTRKGNVMARLRMIVLYDLSARDASLVIGTSNKTEILLGYSTLWGDMASAVNPLGDLYKYQVFALSRHLGVIDEILKKAPSADLWSGQTDEGEMGFSYALADTILYYWLERSYSVAALKELVQAAGADVAVVEQVLRRVERNAYKRQMPLIAKISSVTIGREFRTPRDWGM
- the tyrS gene encoding tyrosine--tRNA ligase, translated to MAAPAPAHIELPAELESQFQELTRGIEEVLPVNEFRKKLLDSYTKKVPLRVKAGFDPTAPDLHLGHAVLIQKLRQFQNFGHHVLFLIGDYTAMIGDPTGKSETRKVLSREEVEKNALTYKEQVFKILDPQKTEIVFNSAWLDTLKLEDMLHLTGKYTVARMLERDDFSKRYAAGQPISLVEFMYPLMQGYDSVALKSDIELGGTDQKFNLLVGRDLQGQYNQAQQCVMMTPLLVGLDGVKKMSKSLGNYIGIQEAPADVYGKLMSISDELMLNYYTLLSNRSIEDIARIKTGLADGSLHPKQAKADLAREITARFTSDSIAAATADEWNKVHNPKERGVPQDMPEFRYSKGSQLTQIIKDAGLAPSNSEARRMVEQKSIYRVEADGSEMVLTDFKMPVSEDFILRAGKRKFVKLVS
- a CDS encoding glycosyltransferase family 2 protein; amino-acid sequence: MHADVNSESPRVSVVMPVFNAAEWLRETCSGILSQTMADFELVAVDDASSDKSYEILESAARDDSRIRLMRSPQKGIVAALNYGIAESRGRYVARMDADDIMPTRRLELQADFLDRHAHIALVTGKIVYLGDAALNAGYARYVDWLNTFQTSNDFADRRFIESPVAHPSVMLRREVLRADPYRHGDFPEDYDLWLRLLQAGLSFSTVAEPVLHWRDHGARASRTDARYDIEKFYIHKSGFLAEWLRQRGLNKVVVWSGGRRTRRRIDALRAHAITIDQFIDVHPRRVGQVIQGVQVVSPESFFAGPKKFVVVYVSSRGAREAIVTSLNENGYTEGSNFICAS
- a CDS encoding NAD(P)/FAD-dependent oxidoreductase produces the protein MQGDLNRRSFLAYIAALGAAFFGFLWLGVRRREITAELKGPDLARGHAMRTPLNPHTAASTSKIGTAIIGAGASGLSAAWYLQKQGYGNFRLYELENRAGGNSAWGQNRVGRYPWGAHYLPTPGDDAVYVRELLAEMGVFVNGKYGEEFLVHENEERLFIYNNWQPGLVPLMGARETDRAQIERFFSEMAKYRDLRGRDGRRAFTIPASLSSADERFTAFDSISADNFLQNLGITSIRLLWYIDYVLRDEYGANRTNTSAWAMLHYFSSRSHAHNLVWPEGNGRITEYLRSKIEDKLQVATTLRHVEQQRRGYRLLFQNHHTGQTETVVADNVIFAAPKFTLPYVYPALDAKKKAAAQSFTYSPWLTVNLLVNHFGELDPAWDNVTYGSHSLGYVVAEHQRAGKLPHARSLTFFHAFDADDTLASRRHLLAMSARDACNFALAELTKPHPKIADFVEEVGVYRWAHAMVRPSVGFQTSMSRKSLREIARGFYGAHSDISGMSNFEEAQFQGVTAAQRVLKG
- a CDS encoding ankyrin repeat domain-containing protein; translation: MRILLLTIAIPLLNLAALTYKTRSGEADLDFQFDVPPGWESYTGLRKASRYASFHTRDNDGHASIEVYSYRADNANLDHLLLQQRARLSVAFDKVYLQSASPAFSREQVRRQVWTAYRGKTQYKLVTSFIKTEDRVLKIFCIATAKSYRRFESAFENSLLSFGFADGKIGADAERAESTRAEAISVPTAKPTQKPQVLAAQPAKKSLPPNPAATKHLLTAVKGRDLPGVRRAVEQKADVNIIDADGNSPLTYAVEQHDEQLIQFLREHGALDAAAGRRMLIAIAENNQPRFYGALDESPNPNFADKNGNTPLIVAAAYGNAEITQILLDMKVDVNAVDRDGYSALFYAVQEGHMRVLEKLVGAGAEVNLKSRFGFTPLHVAALRGQQKAVERLIRSGANVNAIASGGGTAAYWAALGKHDEIVALLTRAGAADPVFNRELAEAALTNDVVRAEKALRSPSVNIDMADFEGHSALFYALNANATAVAKLLIESGSRADQRSREGYTPLMVAAAQGDAALVQLLLKDRKTLDARDRLGRTALMLAAWKGHTAVVERLLAAKADLNAQDKDGWSPLMFAAFAGQSETARLLINARAKTRLKNSSMMTAADIASQQGALPIAQAIQAAR
- a CDS encoding VOC family protein, whose amino-acid sequence is MPTEVIGIDHVYFSVRSLEISEAYYDTVLGEILGFRKNSFHLNKNPHVQYFNRHFGFVIRQARAEGDFNSESAGLHHFCLRVNNEEDVDRAAAAMRQAGITVSIPAYHREYAPDYYAIFFTDPDGLRLEITNFRQERRDRMDNW
- a CDS encoding MFS transporter — translated: MSGISRAAKAAILVSALGYFVDIYDLLLFGIVRVPSLRTLGVPDAAMKEVGATLLNYQMFGMLLGGIFWGVLGDKKGRLSVLFGSIFLYSVANLANAFVDRTGSVETGLLAYQWLRLIAGIGLAGELGAGITLVSELMPADKRGYGTMVVAGFGILGAVAATLIGDIFPWQTAYIIGGVMGLMLLIMRIGVYESGMYEQTAEANVKRGDFLYLFTSGERFMKYLRSILIGVPLWFAVGILIIFSKEFGVALGATFTVNPGYAIGFMYGGLSLGDFLTGYLSQRLGSRRMVVFVCQLINVALITVYLLSRDFGPVYFYTLCVVLGLANGYWAVFVTIAAEQFGTNLRATVATTVPNFVRGSVPLLTTAFLYLDKEVFAHGAVNSAQGMVPAAFIVGGIALALGVWAILTMPETHGKDLNYHE